The genomic interval TCCCGTAGGGAAAAATCAGAGCACCATCCCAAACGTTAAGAAAACAACCCACTAGAGATTCCACATCTTTTGGCGGGCACAAACGATTCCATCCAGACTCCACCAGCTCCACCCACTCGGTCTCGTCCCTTAGGGTAGCGCACGGCACGCGATAGAAGAAGGCCTCCTTCTGCACCCCACCTGAGTCGGTGGCAATAAGTCGGGCATTCTTCTCCAGCATCACCATGTCCAGGTATCCCACGGGTTCAATGGTCAACATCCTGTCCAAGAGCTCCTCCAGGCCATAGGCTTCAGCCCGCTTGCGGGTACGAGGGTGCACGGGGAAAACCACCGGCACCTCCCGGTGCACCTGGGCCAGGGCCTCCAAGATAACCCTTAGTCGTACGGGATCATCCGTGTTCTCGGCCCGGTGAACCGTGGCAAGGATATAGCCCTTCGGGGCCACATTCAAGCGCTGGAGTATCTGGCTTTCTCTCTCGGCCTTCTCTCCATAGTAAAGAGCGGCATCGTACATCACATCCCCCACCAAGTGCACCTTATCAGCAGGAATACCCTCCCGTAGGAGGTTTTGTACGGCCGTTTCCGTGGGAGCGAAAAGAAGGTCCGATACGTGGTCAGTGAGGACCCGATTGATTTCCTCTGGCATACGCCGGTTAAAGGAGCGTAGACCGGCCTCCACGTGGGCCACGGGAATGTGCAGCTTGGCCGCAGCCAGGGCCCCCGCCAGGGTACTGTCCGTGTCCCCGTAGACCAAGACCCAATCGGGCTTCTCTTTCAAGAGAACCCCCTCTATGGCCTCCAGCATGCGGCCCGTGTTTTGCCCATGGGTTCCCCCGCCTATACCCAGGTGGTAATCGGGTTCCGGAATCTCCAGCTCCTCAAAGAAAACCCGGCTCATGTTGTCGTCATGGTGCTGGCCCGTATGGACCAACACTTCCCGAAGTCCAGGTGTAGCCCTAAGAACCCGCGACACCGCCGCCGCCTTGATGAACTGCGGCCGGGCACCCACCACACTGACCACCGTCATGCTCCTCCCCCGCCCTCATACTGTAGCCGATGCACCAAGAAAAGCAAAATGACAAAATAGGCTCCATATGTCCCCGCCATCAGGAGGGATATACCCCATACCGCCTCTACCGGCCCAGAAAACCTGAGAAACCATAGGGGGCTTAGGACAGCCCCCAGGGAAAGAAAGTCGTACAAAAGCTTCAACCAAGACCAAGGGGAGAGAAACACCACCCGACTGACCGGGCTAACCGCTAACTGAAGGGTGACCCAGGGAGCCATAGCCCCCAGCATCTGGCCTGCCAACTCCCACTCGGGCCCAAATACCCAGGTTGCCACCTTGGGAGCAAAAAACCAAAGGACAAAACCCAACGCAAAACCCATAAGCCCTAGCCCAAAGGAAACTCTCAGAAAAAACGCCAAAAGTCGTTTTGGCTCCTGGCGAAGCATTATAGAAGCGCGCCCATAAAACACATCGGCCACCGCGGTGCCAATCAAGCTTACAGGGAGTCCAACCACCCTTTGTGCAAGGGCGAGAGCCCCCCCCGCAGAAGGCCCGTACAAGGACACGAAGAGGGGAACCGGGGCAACCAAAACCAATGTGTTTACAAAACTTGAAGGGAGCTGAATAACGGGATACGTCCAGTACGCCAAAAGAACGCGAGGGGCAAAGGCAGGTCTCAGGCAGGAGAGACCCCGGAATAGCCATCCCAATGACACCAGCCTCCCCAGCGTCTCCCCAAGGAGCAGTCCCATGGAACCAAAAGGGCTCAAAACCAACTGCAAGAGCACCTTGGACCATGCCTGGGCAACGGTGAAACGGCCAATCACCCCAAATCTTTCCCTGCGCAGCGCAAAAAAACGCAATACAAGCCCAAAACCGGTGGAAGCCAAGGCGATAAAGGCCAAAAGTGTTGCCAAAGGAGAGAACACGCCATAACCCAGAGCACCCCCTTGCCGCAGGAACTCAAATGCGAAAGCTCCAAGCAGAGATGTCAGCAAAACAAGAACAAGACCGCTGCAGCACAGCAACAAGGCATCTTCGTCCTTTCGGGCGGCCACGATCGCCACCTCATATCTCAGGGAGGTTAAAACCGAGGCCAAGCCAAGAAAACTGACAAAAAGCCCCCAGCTGCCCATATCATCCGGACCGTAAACCCGCGTTAAAATGGGGGAGGCCAGCACCGCGACAAGTTGGGCCAAAGCGGTACTCCCCCCGATAGCCAATACTCCACGGAAAAAATGGCTTTTTAGGGGAGACCAGAAAGATGGGTTCTTCATTACGACAAGAAGGTTACTAAAGGCCCAACTACTTTCTCCTGCGCGCCCCCTTCCAAAAAGGGTCCCATGGGCAAGGAAAGGACCTCGCCCGCCGCCCTCTCTGCCAGCGGTAAAGCTCCTTCCGGATAGCCATACACCGGCAACCGGTGGAGGGGAATGGGGTAATAGACCATGGTGCCGATAACCGCCTCTGCCAGGGCTTGTTGGACCATATCCCTTTTACCCCCGAGAATCCGCACCGTGTACTGGTGGAAGACGTGCCCTTCGGAAACCTCGGGAAGGACCAGGTCAGGAATCCCGGAAAGAAGCTGGTTGTAGCGCCGGGCCACCTGACGCCGCTTTTCGTTCCACCGATCCACATGGGGCAGCTTGACCCGCAGGATAGCCGCCTGAAGGGCATCCAGGCGCGAGTTATACCCCACCATCTCGTTAAAGTACTTGCGCCTCGAGCCGTGCGCCCTGAGCATCCGCGCCAGCTCAGCTACCCCGTCGTCGTCGGTGACCAGCAAACCCCCATCCCCATAGGCCCCCAGGTTCTTGCTGGGGAAGAAGGAGAAAGCCCCCGCATGCCCCAAGGTCCCCACCTTTTTGCCCCGGTAGGTGGCCCCAAAGGCCTGGGCGCAGTCCTCCAGCACCTTAAGCCCATGCTCCTCCGCTATGGCCAGGATGGCATCCATCTCCGCCGGGCGGCCGTAAAGGTGCACGGGAAGGATGGCCTTGGTCCGAGGGGTGATGGCGGCCGGGATGAGGTCGGGATTGATGTTGAAGGTTTTGGGATCTATGTCCACAAAAACCGGCGTGGCCCCCACCAAACTTATCGCCTCGGCGGTGGCGAAGAAGGTAAAGGGCGTGGTGATCACCTCGTCCCCAGGGCCTACCCCCAGGGCCCTTAGCCCGATCACCAAGGCATCGGTGCCGGAGTTAAGCCCGATGGCATGCTTGACGCCCAAGTACTCCGCCACCTCCCTTTCAAAGGCCTCCACCTCGGGGCCGAGGATGAACTGCCCCGAGCGCAACACCCGGGTGATGGCCGCCATGAGGTCATCCCAGAGCGCCTCCACCTCCGGGGTGAGGTCCAGGATGGGGATGCGGTTCACTCCACCCGCCATACCCTCTCCCCTTCCTTGCGGTAGCGCCGGCCGCATTCCCTGCACTGTGCCTCCTCCCCCTCAGGGGCAAAGCGCAGGGGAAGACCGCACTCGCAAGCATACCCCACGATCCGGGCCGGCACCCCGGCCACCAAGGCATAAGGGGGCACATCCTTGGTAACCACAGCCCCGGCGGCCACAAAGGCCCATTCCCCAATGGTCACCCCACAGACAATGGTGGCGTTGGCGCCAATGGTAGCCCCCCGCTTGACCAACGTCCGGAGGTAGTCCTCGCTGCGATTGCGGGGAAAGGCCGCCCTGGGGGTGCGCACGTTGGTGAAGACCGCGCTGGGGCCCACGAACACATGGTCCTCCAAGACGACCCCCTCGTACAGGGAGACGTTGTTCTGTATCTTGCACCCCCGGCCCATCCTCACCCCTTTGGCCACAAAGACGTTTTGGCCCAAGGTGCATTCCTCCCCGATCTCCGCCCCCGGCATGATATGGCAGAAATGCCATATTCGGGTACCACGGCCTATCTTGGCGCCCTCATCCACGTAGGCGCTTTCGTGCACGAAGTATTCCATCCCTACTCCAGGAAGGCATGCCGGACCCCAGGGCGGGGGACAACCACCTCCGCCCGGCGCACCCGGGCGGTCACCTCAATACCCGGCCGGGCTTCCTCCAGGCCGAATCCCTCCCCAGCCAGGGTACGGCGGTAGACCTCGGTGTGCAGGTCGGTGAACCCCTCGGAAAACTCCACCTCCTCCCCCTCGATGCGAATGGAGCGGTAGGTGCGTTGGCCTCGAGCCTGAACCTCTTGGGGAAGAAAGCGGGGGTCTATGGAAAGAAACCAGCGCACCTGGGCCCTTTCCAGCTCTAGATACCCAGCCACCGTGGTGGGCGTGCGCAGGTGGACCTCGAGGACCTCCACCCTCCCAAAGTACCAAAGGAGAAGGTCAAAGAAATGGATGCCGATATTGGTGGCCACACCGCCGCTCTTGGCCTCATCGGCCTTCCAGCTCTTCTGGTACCAAGGCCCGCGGCTGGTGATGTAGGTGAGCACCACCTGCCTCTTCCCCCCTTCCCCTTGCAACCGTTCCCTCAAGGCCAAGAGGGCGGGATGAACCCGAAGCTGCAAAACCGTGTACACCCTTTTGCCCGTGCGGGCCTCCATGGCCGCCAGGCGGTCCAGGGACTCCGGTTCCACCACCAAGGGCTTCTCGCATAGCACATGGGCCCCCTGGCGTAAGCCCAAGCGGATATGGGCCTCGTGGAGATGGTTGGGGCTCACCACGGAAACCCAGTCCACAGGGTGGTCCTCCAGGTAGGCCTCAAACACCTCGGGCTCACGGAAGAACTCCGCGTTGGGGAAGTAGCTATCCAGTACGCCCACCGCATCGAAGGGATCCAAGGCCGCCACCAGATCCCCCCCCACCTCCTTGATGGCCTTGAGGTGGCGGGGAGCGATGTAGCCGGCGGCCCCGATCAAGGCAAAGCGCTTCATAACAAGGTCACCTTGGGATGCTTGAGATGGCGGGTAGCCCCCCGGGTGTCCAAAACCCGCCTAGCGTGCTCCAGGATCCAAGGGTAGTCAAAGGCCGAGTGATCCGTGGTGATCAGGACCAGGTCCTGTTCCTCCAGCCGCTTTGGGGTTAGGTCCACGCTTTCCATCTCCAAGCCGTGCTCCTGGAACCGGGGCACGTGGGGGTCGTGGTACTGGACCTCGAGGCCCAGGCGCCTTAAGCCCTGAATCACCCGGATGGCCGGGCTTTCCCGGTAGTCGCCGATGTCCTTCTTGTAAGCCACCCCTAAGACCAAGACCTTGGCGCCCTTGATGGGAATCCCCTCCCCCGCCAAAAGGCGAAGGGTTCTCTCCACCACGAACTCCGGCATCTTGCGGTTGATCTCACCCGCCAAGGCGATGAAGTGGGTGTTGAAGTTGTACTCCTTGGCCTTCCACTCCAGGTAGTGGGGGTCTATGGGGATACAGTGCCCGCCCACTCCGGGGCCCGGGTAGAAGGGCATGATGCCGAAGGGCTTGGTGAAGGCGGCGTCCAGCACCTCCCACACGTTAAGCCCCATGCGGTCGCAAAGGAGGGCCAGTTCGTTCACCAAGGCGATGTTGACCGCACGGAAGGTGTTCTCAAAGACCTTGACCAGCTCCGCCGCCTTGGCGCTGGAAACGGTGACCACCCGCTCTATGGTCTGGCCGTAAAAGAAGGCCCCCACCTCCAGGGAACGCGGGCCACACCCGCCCACCACCTTGGTGGTGTTCTTGGTGGTGTAGCGCTTGTTGCCGGGGTCCACCCGCTCGGGGGAGTGCACCAGGAAGAAGTCCTCCTCCACCTTGAGGCCCCGGGCCTCGAGGAGGGGGAGCATCACCTCCTCCGTGGTGCCCGGGTAGGTGGTGGACTCGAGGCTAATGAGCTGGCCTGGCCTCAGGTGCTCAGCGATGGCCTCCGTAACCCGCACCACGTACCGGAGGTCTGGGGTGAGGTTCTGGGTAAGGGGCGTGGGCACGGCAATGACGATGACGTCCATCTCGGGTACCCGGCGGAAGTCGGTCTCCGCCCGGATCAACCCCCGGGCCACCAACTCCTTAAGGTCCTCATCCCGCACGTCAGGGATGTAGTTTTCCCCCCGGTTCACTTTCTCCGCCCGCCTGGGGTTTTGCTCCACCCCGATGACCCTGAACCCCACCTTGGCCTTCTCCACCGCAAAGGGAAGGCCCACGTACCCCAGGCCCACCACCCCCACCACCGCCTCACGGGTGGCAATTTTCCGTTTGAGCTCTTCCAGCAGGGATGTCGTGGACAACTCCGGCATTCCCCCTCCTCCCAGGAAGGATACCATGCCCTTTACCCCATCTGCGTGTGGAGCTCCGGGTCCGATCCCGGTAGAATCCCAGGCATGCGGCGGCTACTGGTTTTGGGGGCTTTCCTGGGCCTCGCCCTGGCAGGGCCCTGCAGGGAGAGGCCCTACACCCTGGAAACCGAGGACGGCCTCCTGGGGGGCCAGGAGATGAGCTACGACGGAGAGGTCCTGGTCTTCGAGGGCCAGGCCTGCCTGGAGCGGGAAGGGCTTTACCTGGAAGCCCCCGCCATCCGCTACCTCGAGGAGGAGGGAAGCTTCCAGGCGGAAGGCCTAAAGGGGGAGGCCGAGGGCTGGCAGGTGGAGGCCCGGGAACTGGTGGGGAAGGAGCTAAAGGGGGTGCGCCTTGCCCGGGGAAGGCTTAAGGCGGAGGTCAGCCGGCTTCGCCTGGAAAAGCCCCTTAAGGGGGAGGGCATCTTCCTGGAAAGCCCCGCCTACCGGGTCAAGGCGGCGGAGGGAAGCTTCACCCGGGAGGAGGCCCGGCTCAAAGGCTTCCTCGCCACCCCTTGCCCCTGCGGGGAGGACGTGCGCTTGGGGATGGAGGAGGCCACCTTCCTGGTGGCCACGGGGGAGGTTAAGGGGGAGGCCACCCTTGGGCTGTGGGGCCTGGAAATCCCCTTGGGGGAAACCCGGGCGAACGCCAACCGCCGCCCGGACCTGAGAAGCCCCCTGGTCCTCTCCAGCTCGGAAGCGGGAGGCTGGACCTTGGGGCTACGGGACTTCCCCCTTCCCAGGCCCGGGGAGGAGCTCGGCAGGTGGGAGAGGAGGTTCACCCTCCTGGCCACGGGCCTAGGCACCCCTCAGGAAGCCCTGCGCCTGGGCCTAAGGGAAGGGGGGCGGGGGGCCGAGGTGCGGTTCGGCTATGCCCCCGGGGTACAGGCCTACTGGGACGACCTCTTCCTGGCCGCAAGCCCCAACCCTCCCGATGCCGATACTCCCCGGCTGGAGGCCCGCTACACCCCCACCCTTCGCCTAGGGAACCTCACCCTGAGGCCCTTCCTGCGGTATGCGGAGACCTCGAGGAGCCAGGGGGCCACGGTGGGCCTCGAGGGGGGGTACCGGGAAACCCTTAGGGAAGGGCCCTTTAGCCTGACCCTAAGCCCCAGCTTCCTCCTCGCCCTCTATCCCTTCACCCCCTACTCCCCTTACCTGGCCCTTGGGGGGGGCCTGGAGGGGGCCTTCCGGGAAGGGGACCTCGCCCTGAGGGCCGCCTATGCGGGGAGGCTGGAACCCCTTTCCCCCACCCCACCCTTCACCTTTGAGAACCGGGACGAGTTCCAACGCCTAACCCTGGAAGGGCGGTATGGCCCCTTTGGCCTCCGCTACACCCTGGATAACCCCTTGGGCCAGCGCCTGGACCGGCTGGAGGGGGAGGTCCAAGACCTAAGCCTCGGCACCTTCCGCCTGGGGTACGTGCGGGGAAGCCTGGAGGAGATCCGCCTGGGGTACGCCATGCCCCTTCCCGAGCGCACCTGTTGCCAGGCCTTTTGGCTTGCCCCCGAGGTGGGCCTAAACCGGGGAGGCCTCACCCGCCTCGGCCTCACCCTCCGCTACTACGACGGCTGCTTCACCTACGAGGTGCGCTGGCAGAACGTCCTTAAGGGCCAGTACGCCGAGGCCTTGGGCCAGAGCCTTTCCTTTAGTCTTGCCCTGCGCTAGACTGAGGCCATGCCCGAGGTGGAAGGGCTGGGGGAGAGGCTGGAAAAGCT from Thermus neutrinimicus carries:
- the wecB gene encoding non-hydrolyzing UDP-N-acetylglucosamine 2-epimerase; translation: MTVVSVVGARPQFIKAAAVSRVLRATPGLREVLVHTGQHHDDNMSRVFFEELEIPEPDYHLGIGGGTHGQNTGRMLEAIEGVLLKEKPDWVLVYGDTDSTLAGALAAAKLHIPVAHVEAGLRSFNRRMPEEINRVLTDHVSDLLFAPTETAVQNLLREGIPADKVHLVGDVMYDAALYYGEKAERESQILQRLNVAPKGYILATVHRAENTDDPVRLRVILEALAQVHREVPVVFPVHPRTRKRAEAYGLEELLDRMLTIEPVGYLDMVMLEKNARLIATDSGGVQKEAFFYRVPCATLRDETEWVELVESGWNRLCPPKDVESLVGCFLNVWDGALIFPYGNGRAAAGVATLLAGGGILWSKNVF
- a CDS encoding lipopolysaccharide biosynthesis protein: MKNPSFWSPLKSHFFRGVLAIGGSTALAQLVAVLASPILTRVYGPDDMGSWGLFVSFLGLASVLTSLRYEVAIVAARKDEDALLLCCSGLVLVLLTSLLGAFAFEFLRQGGALGYGVFSPLATLLAFIALASTGFGLVLRFFALRRERFGVIGRFTVAQAWSKVLLQLVLSPFGSMGLLLGETLGRLVSLGWLFRGLSCLRPAFAPRVLLAYWTYPVIQLPSSFVNTLVLVAPVPLFVSLYGPSAGGALALAQRVVGLPVSLIGTAVADVFYGRASIMLRQEPKRLLAFFLRVSFGLGLMGFALGFVLWFFAPKVATWVFGPEWELAGQMLGAMAPWVTLQLAVSPVSRVVFLSPWSWLKLLYDFLSLGAVLSPLWFLRFSGPVEAVWGISLLMAGTYGAYFVILLFLVHRLQYEGGGGA
- a CDS encoding DegT/DnrJ/EryC1/StrS family aminotransferase, with protein sequence MAGGVNRIPILDLTPEVEALWDDLMAAITRVLRSGQFILGPEVEAFEREVAEYLGVKHAIGLNSGTDALVIGLRALGVGPGDEVITTPFTFFATAEAISLVGATPVFVDIDPKTFNINPDLIPAAITPRTKAILPVHLYGRPAEMDAILAIAEEHGLKVLEDCAQAFGATYRGKKVGTLGHAGAFSFFPSKNLGAYGDGGLLVTDDDGVAELARMLRAHGSRRKYFNEMVGYNSRLDALQAAILRVKLPHVDRWNEKRRQVARRYNQLLSGIPDLVLPEVSEGHVFHQYTVRILGGKRDMVQQALAEAVIGTMVYYPIPLHRLPVYGYPEGALPLAERAAGEVLSLPMGPFLEGGAQEKVVGPLVTFLS
- a CDS encoding acyltransferase; translation: MEYFVHESAYVDEGAKIGRGTRIWHFCHIMPGAEIGEECTLGQNVFVAKGVRMGRGCKIQNNVSLYEGVVLEDHVFVGPSAVFTNVRTPRAAFPRNRSEDYLRTLVKRGATIGANATIVCGVTIGEWAFVAAGAVVTKDVPPYALVAGVPARIVGYACECGLPLRFAPEGEEAQCRECGRRYRKEGERVWRVE
- a CDS encoding Gfo/Idh/MocA family oxidoreductase is translated as MKRFALIGAAGYIAPRHLKAIKEVGGDLVAALDPFDAVGVLDSYFPNAEFFREPEVFEAYLEDHPVDWVSVVSPNHLHEAHIRLGLRQGAHVLCEKPLVVEPESLDRLAAMEARTGKRVYTVLQLRVHPALLALRERLQGEGGKRQVVLTYITSRGPWYQKSWKADEAKSGGVATNIGIHFFDLLLWYFGRVEVLEVHLRTPTTVAGYLELERAQVRWFLSIDPRFLPQEVQARGQRTYRSIRIEGEEVEFSEGFTDLHTEVYRRTLAGEGFGLEEARPGIEVTARVRRAEVVVPRPGVRHAFLE
- a CDS encoding nucleotide sugar dehydrogenase; amino-acid sequence: MPELSTTSLLEELKRKIATREAVVGVVGLGYVGLPFAVEKAKVGFRVIGVEQNPRRAEKVNRGENYIPDVRDEDLKELVARGLIRAETDFRRVPEMDVIVIAVPTPLTQNLTPDLRYVVRVTEAIAEHLRPGQLISLESTTYPGTTEEVMLPLLEARGLKVEEDFFLVHSPERVDPGNKRYTTKNTTKVVGGCGPRSLEVGAFFYGQTIERVVTVSSAKAAELVKVFENTFRAVNIALVNELALLCDRMGLNVWEVLDAAFTKPFGIMPFYPGPGVGGHCIPIDPHYLEWKAKEYNFNTHFIALAGEINRKMPEFVVERTLRLLAGEGIPIKGAKVLVLGVAYKKDIGDYRESPAIRVIQGLRRLGLEVQYHDPHVPRFQEHGLEMESVDLTPKRLEEQDLVLITTDHSAFDYPWILEHARRVLDTRGATRHLKHPKVTLL